The Chitinophagales bacterium region ACACTCACTTGCTCTTCTGGCTTTCACTGATACCCTTTGTTTCAGGATGGATGGGTGAAAACCATTTTACTATGTGGCCTGTTGCTCTATATGGCGTAATATTATTTATGGCCGGTATAGCTTATTATATACTGGCACATTCGCTTATAGATCTTCATGGAAAAACTTCAACGCTAGCAACGGCTATAGGTAAGGATCGCAAAGGAATTGTATCGGTAGTAATCTATGGTATAGGCATCCCTCTTTCTTTTATAAATGCATGGATTGGCCTGGGGCTCTATGCTTTGGTAGCTGCTATTTGGTTGATCCCGGACCGCAGGATTGAAAAGAAATTGCTCCATGAAAGGGAAAACAGGGAGTGAAATTTCCATGATCACGGGTAATACACCGAACCAAATTGATTATCACAATAGCATTGTTCTGCTATCTAAAGTTGGCATAATAATATTAGCTCTTGTTTTCACGGGATCAAGTTTGCAGTTTTGCCTGCCAATGTTTAGTATGGATCTATTATAGTACAGCACCTGTTCTACCATTCATTCAGTCTACCTAAAATGAAAGTTTTGAAATGAAAAAAATTATTTTGCTGATAGAGAAAAAGTTTGAGGTTTTTACCGAAAGGATTTCGTTCTTCCTGGGGCATCCGCTTTGTTTCTTTGCCGCTATTGTAATTGTAGTGGCATGGATAAGCATCGATTTTATGCAATCGAGCTCTCTTCACAGCCTCATCAACGATCTTATTTTTTCATTTACGTTTTTAATGGTATTCATACTTCAAAAAATGCAGAATAAGTTTTCGACCGTAATCAATATTAAGCTCAATGAACTGGTTGCCTCACATGAAAATGCAAGCAACAGGCTAATAAAAGCGGAAGACATGACGGAGACGGAGCTGCGCAAACTGGCATCTTACTATGAAAAGCTTTCTTCCACGTTAGGTAAAGCGGAACCTCTTAGTGCAGCCAGCAGCATAGAGCATGTGATAGAGGAAATGGGAGAGGAAATAGAGGAGCTGGAAGAGGCAAAAAAAGAAGTTCTTGAAAAGGAGAAAAAGTAATCTATTTTGGTATCAGAAAGTTGTCTCCTTTTACTTTTATGTTTAGTTTAAAAAATGCATCCCTTGCAGGCTTATTAATCGCCATTGTTGCGCTGGCAGTGCTTATAACCTGTAAATTAATTTTGGCAGATGGTATCGTTGCAATAGTAGTGCAGGCGATCGCTGTATTGTTAATGATCTGGGCTCGTTTGACTTTTGGTTTTCGGAGCTTTCACGCTTCTGCTGATCCAACTTCAGGAGGTTTAGTAACAACCGGACCTTATAAATATCTCAGGCATCCGATTTATGCCGCGGTCATCTATTTTACCTGTGCCGGAATTTCATCTCACTTGTCTATTCTTAGCGTAATGATGGGAATTGCAGTAGTTGCTGGTCTAAGTATCAGGATGGTTGCGGAAGAGCAATTGGTAGCGAAACAATATCCGGATTATAAAAGCTATTCCGCTAAAACTAAAAGAGTTATTCCTTTTATTCTCTGAATTTTTTTAAAAGTTATCGCTTGGATACATCAGAAAATCAAAATATCATTTTCCCAAAAGGTGAAAGAGCACCCGCAGATTATTTTAACGGCATTGCATGGGTGAATATATTGGTTTCAAAAGATGAAACGGGAACCTACGCAGTGGGCAATGTCTTATTCGAGCCCGGTAGCAGAAATAACTGGCATACTCATGCTACAGGGCAAATTCTCCTTATAACCGATGGCAAAGGCTGGTACCAGGAAAGGAATAAGCCGGCCAGGTCACTTGCTAAAGGCGACGTGGTAGTCATTCCTTCAAAAGTTGAACACTGGCATGGTGCAACGCGCGACAGCAGTTTCACCCATATTATTATAACCAATAACAGTGCAGAAGGCGCAGTGAAATGGCTGGACCCGGTAAGAGATGAAGAATATAATAACCTTAAATAAATAGTTATAAAAAACATTATTTACACTCTTTTTATAACGGTAAATAGTACCCTGCTGATAGCTTCATACTTGTTTCAATCAGGAAGGAAGACAAGCCACCTTAACCAGCTTTCCAAAGTCCGTAATGGTATGTATGGCATATTTTGTACCCACCGCTTGACTACATCACCGGGTGCCAATGAAGCAGATCAGTAATTAACTAAAAAAATCAACCACAAAAGGTTTGGAGGTCTGCCAACCGTTCATCAGATTTGAGGTGCTATGTCCCGCCAGCTAATTCAGCAGTATTATACCAAGCTCGATAAGATCATTCAGTATGGAGGCATACGCAATGAAACTGCCATCCGCGGTGCGTTTCACGATCTTTTAAATCATTATGCGGAGAAGAGAAATCTGCTGGTGGTGGAAGAATGTCCGGTGCAGGGAACGAAAGGAAAAAATGTAATTCCCGATGGTGTTTTAAAAAATGCTTTCCGTCTCGACCTTGGCATCTGGGAAAGCAAGGATGAAGCGGATACACTCAACGATGAGATCGATAAGAAGCACAAAAGAGGTTATCCTTTTTATAATGCATTGTTCGAAGACAGCCGCACAGCGGTGCTCTTTCAATATGGAGAAAAAGTTCGGGAAGCAAATATCCGCGAGCCGGACGAGCTTGATAAGCTTCTTGACACCTTCCTCAATTACCGGAATGAATACATAGCAGATTTTGAGAAGGCGCTGGAACAATTCCGACACGACATCCCTACGATTGTAGAAACCCTGCGTGAAAAGATTGATACAGCCAGCAAGCTGAATAAAAATTTCCTTGCTGCACAAACTTCTTTTCTGGAACTCTGTAAAGCAGAGATCAATCCTGACATCACACTTGCGGACATCCGTGAGATGATGATCCAGCACATTCTAACGAGCGACATCTTCAACAAAGTTTTTGACGATCCCGGCTTTCACAGCCATAACACGATTGCTGCCGAGCTGGAAAAACTTACCGGCATTTTGTTTTCTTATTCTGAAAAGAAGAACCTGCTGATGAGCATCGAGCATTACTACGATGCCATCAACTCTGCCGCGGCGAGCATCACCGACCATCACGAGAAGCAGAAGTTTTTGAAATCGCTCTATGAAAATTTCTACAAAGTCTATAATCCCAAAGCGGCTGATCGTCTCGGCGTGGTGTACACGCCCAATGAGATTGTGAAGTTCATGATCGAGAGCACTGACTATTTGCTCAACAGGCATTTCGGAAAAACACTCGCTGATAAAAACGTGGAGATACTCGATCCTGCTACAGGCACGGGCACCTTCATCTGCGACATCATCGAGCACATACCCAAGCAGCAGCTGCTATACAAATACAAGAATGAGCTGCACGCCAATGAAGTGGCCATTCTTCCTTACTATATCAGCAATCTCAACATCGAGTACACCTTTAAGCAGAAAATGGGCATGTACGAGGAGTTCACCAATCTCTGTTTTGTTGATACGCTCGACAACACGGCAGCCCTTGCGTATGCAGGCAAGCAACATTCGATGTTTGGACTGAGCAGTGAAAACACCAACCGCATCAAGCGCCAGAATGGAAAAAAAATTTCAGTCATCATCGGCAATCCGCCTTACAATGCCAATCAGAAAAATGAAAATGAGAATAACAAGAACCGCGAGTATCCTGACATTGACAAGCGAATAAAAAATACCTACATCGAAAATAGCACAGCGCAGAAGACCAAGATGTATGACATGTATGCTCGCTTTTATCGATGGGCTATGGATCGGATTGATCAAAATGGAGTTATTGCCTTTATAAGTAACCGAGGCTTTATTGATAAGCGTGGATATGATGGATTCAGAAAAGCTATTCAAGAGGATTTCGAAGCAGCTTATATTATTGATACAAAGAGTGACGTAAATGATAATCCTAAAATTGCTGGTACAACTCACAATGTCTTTGGAATTAGAACGGGCGTAGCGATAATGTTTTTAGTAAAAAGAGTAAGTAAAAAAGCTACTTGTACTATCAACTACATAAGCTTAAGTGATGAAGCAAGGAAAGAAGAAAAGTGGCAGTGGTTTCATGATAATCGAATAGAAAATCTTCCATTTGAAAGAATTTCTCCGGACAAGAGCAACAACTGGGTAAACATTGCTGAGAACAATTGGGACGAAATGATTCCAATTTGCTCAAAGGAAGTAAAGACAGGGAAGAGTAAGCAAGCGATATTTGATTTCTATTCACTTGGCGTTGTAACAGCGCGCGATGAATGGGTTTATGACTTTAATGAAACGACTTTAGAAAGAAAAATTAGATTTCTAATCGACTCATACAACAAAGATGTTGCGCGCCATTATGGAAAGATAGAAAAGGGAAAAGTCAAAGACGTGGTTGACTACTCAATAAAATGGACTCGAGCGATAAAGAATGATTTAATAAAAGGCAAGAGATACAAGATTGATAATGAAAAAATCATTGACTCGAACTACCGACCCTTTGTAAAGATGAAAATGTATTTCAGCCGAGAACTTAATGAAATGCAGAATCGAGTTCGAGAAATTTTGCCAGCAGGAACAGGGGATAATTTTTTTATTGCGTTAATGGGAAATGACTCTCCCAAACCATTCATAGTTTTTTCTGCAGACAA contains the following coding sequences:
- a CDS encoding DUF1211 domain-containing protein — its product is MGKSRLEAFSDGVLAIIITIMVLEMKVPHTGDLASLKPVVPVFISYILSFINIGIYWNNHHHMLHAADQVNGKVLWANTHLLFWLSLIPFVSGWMGENHFTMWPVALYGVILFMAGIAYYILAHSLIDLHGKTSTLATAIGKDRKGIVSVVIYGIGIPLSFINAWIGLGLYALVAAIWLIPDRRIEKKLLHERENRE
- a CDS encoding low affinity iron permease family protein; translation: MKKIILLIEKKFEVFTERISFFLGHPLCFFAAIVIVVAWISIDFMQSSSLHSLINDLIFSFTFLMVFILQKMQNKFSTVINIKLNELVASHENASNRLIKAEDMTETELRKLASYYEKLSSTLGKAEPLSAASSIEHVIEEMGEEIEELEEAKKEVLEKEKK
- a CDS encoding isoprenylcysteine carboxylmethyltransferase family protein, with the protein product MFSLKNASLAGLLIAIVALAVLITCKLILADGIVAIVVQAIAVLLMIWARLTFGFRSFHASADPTSGGLVTTGPYKYLRHPIYAAVIYFTCAGISSHLSILSVMMGIAVVAGLSIRMVAEEQLVAKQYPDYKSYSAKTKRVIPFIL
- a CDS encoding cupin domain-containing protein, with amino-acid sequence MDTSENQNIIFPKGERAPADYFNGIAWVNILVSKDETGTYAVGNVLFEPGSRNNWHTHATGQILLITDGKGWYQERNKPARSLAKGDVVVIPSKVEHWHGATRDSSFTHIIITNNSAEGAVKWLDPVRDEEYNNLK
- a CDS encoding N-6 DNA methylase — translated: MSRQLIQQYYTKLDKIIQYGGIRNETAIRGAFHDLLNHYAEKRNLLVVEECPVQGTKGKNVIPDGVLKNAFRLDLGIWESKDEADTLNDEIDKKHKRGYPFYNALFEDSRTAVLFQYGEKVREANIREPDELDKLLDTFLNYRNEYIADFEKALEQFRHDIPTIVETLREKIDTASKLNKNFLAAQTSFLELCKAEINPDITLADIREMMIQHILTSDIFNKVFDDPGFHSHNTIAAELEKLTGILFSYSEKKNLLMSIEHYYDAINSAAASITDHHEKQKFLKSLYENFYKVYNPKAADRLGVVYTPNEIVKFMIESTDYLLNRHFGKTLADKNVEILDPATGTGTFICDIIEHIPKQQLLYKYKNELHANEVAILPYYISNLNIEYTFKQKMGMYEEFTNLCFVDTLDNTAALAYAGKQHSMFGLSSENTNRIKRQNGKKISVIIGNPPYNANQKNENENNKNREYPDIDKRIKNTYIENSTAQKTKMYDMYARFYRWAMDRIDQNGVIAFISNRGFIDKRGYDGFRKAIQEDFEAAYIIDTKSDVNDNPKIAGTTHNVFGIRTGVAIMFLVKRVSKKATCTINYISLSDEARKEEKWQWFHDNRIENLPFERISPDKSNNWVNIAENNWDEMIPICSKEVKTGKSKQAIFDFYSLGVVTARDEWVYDFNETTLERKIRFLIDSYNKDVARHYGKIEKGKVKDVVDYSIKWTRAIKNDLIKGKRYKIDNEKIIDSNYRPFVKMKMYFSRELNEMQNRVREILPAGTGDNFFIALMGNDSPKPFIVFSADKIFDYNGLSPAANGTKCLPLYRYDFTGNRIENVTDWGLEQFREHYLNHDSNDLRINMIKNKQNQGSHENPINHGSDMIKNKDNQGDHGNPMNHGSDSITKESIFHYCYAVLHNPAYRKKYELNLKREFPRIPFYDDFWKWSAWGKQLMDLHINYETTTPYPLKEITSDTKAEQKKKVKELFAKVEEPQSLYAHKPKIKVKLKADKESGTIEIDELTILTGIPKEAWEYKLGNRTALEWILDQYKEKKTKDPTIAEKFNTYRFADYKEKVIELLKRVCTVSVETVKIIAKMSEP